The genomic region GCCAAAAGTTACTGGGTTGGTTGGACTCGAAACGGTATTCTCAACTCGGAAGTTGATACGAGCCTTGTCAAAATCACCTCCACGCTTTGTTGTGATTAACAATACCCCATTCGCACCACGGGCACCATAAAGTGCAGTCGCCGAAGCATCTTTCAAAACAGAAAAATTATCAATTACTTCGGGCGCCAGGTTATTCATATCTCCCGTTGAGGATTCAACCCCATCGATAAAAATCAACGGTTGACTAGGTCCTGCAAAGGTTGAGATACCGCGAATCCAAAAATTGGATCCATCCGCACCTGGCTCGGCTCCGCGCTGTACAGCAATCACCCCAGAAATTCTGCCCGCAAATGCGTTACTTAATGTGGAAGTAGGGACCTTCAATTCTTTTGCAGAAACCGTGGAAATAGCACCAACAACAGAAGCCTTTTTTTGCTTACCGAAGCCCACCACAACAACCTCATCCAAAGATTCGGAACGCGAATCCAGGCTTATCACGACTTCAGATGCAGAATAGGAAACCCTTTTGCTGGTATGTCCAATTAACTTAACCTCAATTTCAGCACTCGCTTTTGAAACTGGAAGAACGAATCGTCCATCTTGGTTGGTTTGGGTCTTGGTATTCGTGCCTACTTCAGTTAAAATAACATTAGAGAGTGGATTTCCATTAGCGTCTACTACTTTCCCTTTAAACTGCAATTGCTGCACAACAGCACGCTTAGTATTTGGAATGCTTACACTTTGTATAACAACGGCATTATTAAAAATGCTGTAAGTAAAATTACTGCCGCTAAATACCTTATTTAATGAGTTTTCTAAAGATTGATGTCTTAAATCGACGGATGTATTATAATTCGACAATATGCCTTTTTCATATACAAATCGAACACCGGTCTGCTTGGTAATGCTTTGTAAAACCTGTTCAACTTTGGTGTTTTTGACCTGGAGAGAAATCTGGCCTTTGGTAGATCCGTAGCTTGCAAACATGGAAGCTGCGAGGAGAACACCTGCTAATTTCATTCTAAAAAGAGTTTTCTGAATCCCCTGTCGCCTCTTTTTGGGCCATAAGGGGGTTTCAGAATAAAATAAATTATTCATAAATTGGTAGAGAATTAATGGTTTAATACGTAAAATCTAAATTCGAATGGAGCGGAGGTATTGCCTTACCTCTGCTTTTTTTGCCGCGTAAATTTATCTCATCTATAGTCCTCCTTAAATTGGTTCATTGGGTATAATTATTGAACTATCAGTTTGTCACTTTCGATTACAAAATCATAGTTTGTTAACTTCTTAAGTAATAAGCACAATTCACCTAATGTGACTTCTTTGTTGATGCTTCCCATATATTTTTTTGTGCTAAGTGCTCTCTTAAGAATCAAATCGACTCCATACCATCTTTTTATTTCATCTAGAATTTCTTCGATATCCTTATCATTGAAATTGAAATATCCCTCCTTAATGGCGTAGGCTTGTCCCAAATTCGTTGCTTTCTCAATGACTAAGGATTGATTGCTGAATTGAGCCTGATGTCCAACATCGATCGCTGTAAGGTTTTGACCAGTAGCTAAATCAACCTTTCCTTCAGTCAATATGACTTTTGACTCATCTTTGCTATAATTCGTAACAGAGAAGGCTGTTCCGACAGCCTTAATCTGCATGCCGTCGATTTGGACAATAAATGGTCTGTCAAGATCTTTAGCGACTTCAAAATAAGCCTCCCCTTTTAGGCGCACGCGCCTTTCTTTGGCAGAAAAACCAAATACATACGTTAATTGAGACTCTGGATTCAACCAAACTTTTGTACCGTCACTTAAGGTAAGTGCATAAAAAGAGCGCTTCGGAATCTTAAATCGATAGACAGGATTGCTTGAAGAATTTTTTTGTTTTAAAGAATTTTGAAAGCTATGATCGTTCTCCCGATTATCTTTGGGGTTTTCAGTCGACAAGTCAAATTTCCCGACGCCGTCAATCTCCAGTTGAGCAAAATTCCTCCCCGGCAGAACGTCATTCTTTTGACCAAATTGTTCCATATTTAACAAATAGTCGGGCTTTTGATTGGTATCCCACCAAATGAAAGAAGCAATAGAAATTGAAATCAGTACCGCCGCTACTTGCAAATATGTTTTCCGACTAAAACCGCGCTTAGACTCCTCATATCGATTAGCTTTTCGAGAAAACTTACGCCATTCCTTATCCAGATCGCTATGGCTAGGTTTGAAATCAAGTACAATTTGCTCATTGCTGAACATAGTATGAAGAATCTCTCTCCCCTCTGGATATTTGTTCAATAAATTATCTAAAGCTAACTTTTCATCAGCAGACAATGCTATCCCTCTAGCTAGTAAGGCTGCTAGTTCGGCTAAAACAATCTGGTCTTGATGTATCATAATTTAGTAGTAAGTAACTTGAGATTCGTAAAAGGGTGATTAGCGCTTAAAGAAAAAACAACACAACGTATAATACACTGATTACAAGCATTATATTTTTCAATAAAATAGTATAAATAGGACCTTTAGAATCTTAATTCTTAGCAATCGAAGAGCTCGTTGCCGCTGTGTCTTCACTGTATTGATGCTAACATTCAATTCTTGCGCGACCTCTTCGTATTTCATTCCATTAAAATATATAAGCCGGCAAATATGTTGGCAGCCTTCTGGTAGTTTAGACAGTTCTTCGTATAACTCTCCCATAACCTCTGCGCGAATTAAATTATCCATTAAACCGTACTGATCTTCCTCTACGTGGATGAAACTGCTGTTTATCCTACTTCTCGTTTGATTGTTTCTTAGGTAGTTTAAGCTCATATTTTTCACTGTACTATATAAGTAGCTCTTAATTACAATCTCAGACTTAACCAAAATATCGGCCTGTTCCAGCAAATTTAAAAAGGCATCTTGGACAATATCTTTCGCAATTTGTTCCTCCCTTACCCAATGAATGGCAAAAGATTCTAGTCTTAGAAAATAAGTTTTAAAAAGCCTTTCTACCGACTCCATATATACATAGTATGAACCAAATTATTCCCCGATCTCACTCTTCATCCTCCTCCCCTTCTACATTTAAAAAGCTATGCTCTCTCCCCAATCCCCCTAACCCTTTACATATATTGTGTATTTTCCAAAAAACAAACAATCAATTCAATATATAAATGCTAAAGCAATTAACTATGCAGACATAACAACACTAATTACTTAATATAAAAACATTATTACTACATATCACTAGCATATTACCGCTTAAAGTAAATATATCGCCACAAATATTTATTCTATAGTATAATTTCATTCCTAATAGACAATCTAACCAACAGTTGTTCAAAATAACCCCGAAAGACTTTATTTATTTACTAATACATATTTATTGAAACAAAGTTTACAAACACTCAAGTTTCAGCTACAACATCTTTAATTTATTAATAGACACGACATTTTCGCCAATTTCGTCGTTTTTTTTGAAGATCGATCTGTGTTACATTTGTCTGAATTACACGCAACTGCGCCTACGCTTGTCCGAAGCGCAGACCAATATTTGACGCTACATCGATCTGAAAAACAGAAACTTCCAAC from Sphingobacterium sp. BN32 harbors:
- a CDS encoding RNA polymerase sigma-70 factor, with the protein product MESVERLFKTYFLRLESFAIHWVREEQIAKDIVQDAFLNLLEQADILVKSEIVIKSYLYSTVKNMSLNYLRNNQTRSRINSSFIHVEEDQYGLMDNLIRAEVMGELYEELSKLPEGCQHICRLIYFNGMKYEEVAQELNVSINTVKTQRQRALRLLRIKILKVLFILFY
- a CDS encoding FecR family protein; translated protein: MIHQDQIVLAELAALLARGIALSADEKLALDNLLNKYPEGREILHTMFSNEQIVLDFKPSHSDLDKEWRKFSRKANRYEESKRGFSRKTYLQVAAVLISISIASFIWWDTNQKPDYLLNMEQFGQKNDVLPGRNFAQLEIDGVGKFDLSTENPKDNRENDHSFQNSLKQKNSSSNPVYRFKIPKRSFYALTLSDGTKVWLNPESQLTYVFGFSAKERRVRLKGEAYFEVAKDLDRPFIVQIDGMQIKAVGTAFSVTNYSKDESKVILTEGKVDLATGQNLTAIDVGHQAQFSNQSLVIEKATNLGQAYAIKEGYFNFNDKDIEEILDEIKRWYGVDLILKRALSTKKYMGSINKEVTLGELCLLLKKLTNYDFVIESDKLIVQ